DNA sequence from the Glycine soja cultivar W05 chromosome 18, ASM419377v2, whole genome shotgun sequence genome:
ACTCAAGAAATTCATCTTATTAAGGGTAAAAAGATGAATAGAAAATGAGTTATAATCATTTAGGAGATTAGTGAAGTTTTGGGATTTGGAGATGCACATCTCTATTCATAATTATCCATAACATTAAGggaatatttatttaatcaataaaatattatttaatggtaataaaaatataattactacAACTATATTTGaagctttaattttaatttttttggaaaaatagtttaattaattattaatattttaatatatttcaagttcattaaattttgaatcaaataaaaaaggttATAAAATTGAATTGATTATACAAATGAATCTAGTAAGTCGAGTCACTGTGACAAGGCAACAAGCCAGCCAGCAAAGAAGACTCTTGGATAGATAcaaagaatgtttttttttaaggccAATTTGTTTATTTCAGTTACAAACTCATTAGAGAAAGAAGGAACCTTTGTACTTTCTCTGCGGTCGCGTGTCTCACACCACAAACACACTGAAAGTACAATTTTCTTGTAGTTACAAAactcaaacacacacacacacacacttctTCTTTATGTCTATGGCTGGTGAGCAAGGTGATAGATGTTCCTCCATCACCATACCCCTTTTGGATGATGAAAAAGTGCACCAAGTGAATGGTTCAGAAGAGGCTTTGGTGGCCAAAACTTGTGATCTACACACAGCTCATGTGGGTAACACCTCCTTTTTCAAGACCTGCTTCCATCTAATTAATGCCCTCTCAGGTTTGTTTTGCGTGtcctcttttctctttctttcactaTCATTGTTAATTACCATATATGAAGTACCttttcttgctttctttttcctgaGTTTTGCTCCTTTTTGGtatcttgttttttttgttcaacTTTACTCTTCTTTAGCTTCACTATTTGGTTCTGTCTTTGAGGATTAAAGATCTCGTTGCTACACAAAATGCATGCTCTTAAAAAATGGTAACGACATTTCCCTTCCTCAAAGGCTCAGGATTAGTGAACGACTTAACGTTCTAGcagcttgattttttttatttatcaattatcatattttataataattttatcaactaTCGTATTTTTATAGATCTTGTTTAAACGTGAAAAAAGGTATTTTCTTTTAGTAGTTATTATCATTGTCAAATTCATACCTGTCATTAAAATCtgaatttaacttaaaattttggATCTGAgtcttatattaaaaaaaatgttattagcgACATTCCATTGAATGTAATCAACCAGAAAAACACATAATTAAACGAtcgaataaaaaatgtttataaaaattaattaaagagtttattttaatacactgttaatattattttcaatgtcAGTCAGTTAgaaattaataatgattttaaatatgacttttaaaataatttaaaagaattcatcaaataattatcttaatatgtcataaaaggaattaaatgaaaaataaatatatttctcgactcaaaattatatgataaatttattaaattttataatattattttaaaaattatacttaacgtatttttttattgattaaccgtgtaaaaacatttattttaacaattcatgaaaattaaacacttaatttatatatacatactgTAGTGTAAAACTTTTACATAGGCATCCAATAAGATTCCACCCTTTTACCACATCAAATTACTTAATAGGATGACATGTCAGTAAGACAAATTCCTATCGAATGCATGTACGTGcgtgtatataaattaaattcttaattaattatttgtttcacaaagtttaattattttttagaggaTAATGGAAAACAGAAAGAGGCTTGTCTTTCATGTTCACTTCTTCAACTAGATACAAACCTTTAACTAGATATAACAGAAAGTGGATCAGTATTTCTTTTCTGAATTTAGTTGAAAacatatgaaaaaaagaaaagacactAAGCTATCTATGCCTATAGTTGAGTATTAAAACTTATATTACTAACATTTATGCTGCTATGGTTTCAGGAGTTGGTATTATTTCCATGCCTTATGCACTGGCATCTGGGGGATGGTTAAGCATATCACTACTATTTGTGATTGCCATTGCTTGCTGTTATACTGGTATGTTGGTCAAAAGATGCATGGATATGGACCCTGACATCAAGAATTTTCCTGACATAGGTCAACGTGCATTTGGAGACAAGGGGAGGATAATAGTATCAATTGCCATGAATTCTGAGCTCTTCCTAGTTGTAACAGGTTTTCTGATTTTAGAGGGTGATAATCTCAACAAACTAGTACCAAACATGCAACTTGAACTTGCAGGGTTAACAATTGGTGGTACAACAATTTTTACCATGATTGCTGCCCTTGTTATTTTGCCTAGTGTTTTGTTAGAGGATTTGAGCATGCTGTCTTATGTCTCTGCTAGTGGGGCTTTGGCTTCTTCAATCTTCCTCCTCTCTATATTTTGGAATGGAACCATTGATGGCACTGGATTTCATGCAAAGGGAACAATTTTCAGATTGAGTGGAATACCTTCTGCTGTCAGCTTATATGCCTTCTGCTATAGTGCTCATCCTATCCTTCCCACTCTCTACAATTCTATGAGAGACAAAAGTCAGTTCTCTAGGGTAAGTACATAACAATTTTGGTACTAttacatgattttttatttatttattcgtaACCATCAAAGACAGGTATGAGGGGATTTACAACAATTTATGCATCATGCTCAACCAATTGAGCTAGACCCTCTATTACTATTACATGATTTAGGAATGTTTGAAAGAGTTTCTGCAAAGTTATAAGTTTATTGACTTACAGGATACCCGTCCATGTTGCTTGGACATGCCTCACCAAAACAactaattatttcttttgtgtGCATTTTGATATGAATTTTGTGTAGCTTTtgcatcaaataaaaaatttaatatggaGCTTTATTACTAACttgattttagaataaaaacattaaatataaatcatttcacATCAAATAGTGTTTTTGGTTCTACATCCTAAATGTGATTTAAGAAGCTAATTATGACTTCCACATTTTAAACATAATTTCTTACTTCTCAATGGGTTTTCAATTACAaccaattttaatcaaaatcaatttcatcCGGAATCAATTTTGCAACAAGCTTACAGTAGTTTATTTCAATAAGCTTATTATTGTACCCTTGTCAATAG
Encoded proteins:
- the LOC114394877 gene encoding amino acid transporter AVT1I-like, yielding MSMAGEQGDRCSSITIPLLDDEKVHQVNGSEEALVAKTCDLHTAHVGNTSFFKTCFHLINALSGVGIISMPYALASGGWLSISLLFVIAIACCYTGMLVKRCMDMDPDIKNFPDIGQRAFGDKGRIIVSIAMNSELFLVVTGFLILEGDNLNKLVPNMQLELAGLTIGGTTIFTMIAALVILPSVLLEDLSMLSYVSASGALASSIFLLSIFWNGTIDGTGFHAKGTIFRLSGIPSAVSLYAFCYSAHPILPTLYNSMRDKSQFSRVLSICFSVCTLGYAAAGVLGYLMFGQEVESQVTLNLPTGKFSSHVAIFTTLVNPITKYALMLTPVIYAVKNKVSWHYNKRSTHMFVSTSMLISTLIVAVAIPLFGYLMSLIGALLSVSASILVPSVCYLKISGAYKRFGSEMIINYSIIIMGVTIAVVGTYTSLVDIVHNL